Proteins encoded by one window of Thermobaculum terrenum ATCC BAA-798:
- a CDS encoding inositol monophosphatase family protein, producing the protein MHEEYKDFQKSAVEIAKHVGSWLREQFGEKIQTRLKADDSVVTELDLAAEKIILEQIKRRYPDHQVLGEELSPHQLMDHWTWVVDPIDGTRNFALGIPIWAVSVALMENGEPVAAAIHLPVTNETYHASKGNGAWLNNHRIDVGQKEHLKDAIASTDLLPIDYAQRIPPLVLQGIFMAVRRTRMLGSVCCGMCYVASGKLDLYYRPEVNVWDVAAGVLIVREAGGEVRAFDGKDWDSRTSSILVANSTLVQKFLDLKSDLNAKYGFEVD; encoded by the coding sequence ATGCATGAAGAGTACAAGGATTTTCAGAAATCCGCGGTGGAGATAGCCAAGCACGTTGGTAGCTGGCTAAGAGAACAGTTCGGAGAGAAAATTCAGACACGTTTGAAGGCAGACGACTCCGTAGTCACAGAACTGGATTTGGCAGCTGAGAAGATTATCCTGGAGCAAATAAAAAGGAGATACCCAGATCACCAAGTCCTGGGAGAAGAACTATCACCACACCAGCTAATGGACCACTGGACTTGGGTGGTGGATCCAATCGACGGGACCCGTAACTTCGCACTGGGGATTCCTATATGGGCAGTATCAGTGGCTCTCATGGAGAATGGCGAGCCGGTAGCAGCTGCCATACACCTGCCGGTGACGAACGAAACTTACCATGCTTCCAAGGGCAATGGAGCGTGGCTAAACAACCATCGCATAGATGTCGGGCAGAAGGAGCACTTAAAGGATGCTATCGCCTCCACAGATTTGCTGCCCATCGATTATGCTCAGCGAATACCCCCTCTCGTCCTGCAGGGGATCTTTATGGCCGTCAGACGAACGAGAATGCTTGGGTCAGTCTGCTGTGGCATGTGCTACGTCGCTTCTGGCAAGCTGGACCTATACTACCGCCCAGAAGTGAACGTATGGGATGTGGCTGCAGGAGTCTTGATCGTGAGAGAGGCTGGAGGCGAAGTTAGGGCCTTCGACGGTAAAGATTGGGATTCCAGAACCAGCTCTATACTTGTAGCCAACTCTACATTGGTCCAGAAATTCCTGGATCTCAAATCGGATCTGAACGCCAAGTATGGATTTGAGGTGGATTAA
- a CDS encoding formate dehydrogenase accessory protein FdhE, whose amino-acid sequence MQVRAYRSLQDIRISNPEYSPWIDLIELTFEECDKPEWSQVEIFPNIGSRDPAPYIHGANISLRQQLLQDWAHKLLTKGLGESESINKMIESNLPELTTAAISQDMANAEAICSQYGLDEKSMEVMLPLLVTPLLRSISIKAASYAAIDAGERRYCPICGAWPLLLEYRGLDRSRYLRCGRCAFGWEISWSMCPFCGNRDHRSLESISTQVNSLRKVETCSQCKSYIKAITTLDALHPDELLAEDLASVELDLIALSNGFQRPSGLGFQPITLVTLKGSKKGLWPWIKT is encoded by the coding sequence ATGCAGGTCAGAGCTTATAGGTCGCTACAGGACATTCGGATCTCTAATCCGGAGTACTCTCCATGGATAGACCTGATAGAGCTGACTTTTGAGGAGTGTGACAAACCGGAATGGTCGCAGGTCGAGATCTTCCCAAATATTGGATCCCGAGATCCTGCACCATACATCCATGGGGCTAACATCTCCCTAAGACAGCAGCTACTGCAGGATTGGGCCCATAAGCTCCTTACCAAAGGACTAGGAGAATCCGAGAGTATCAATAAAATGATCGAGAGCAACCTGCCTGAGCTGACCACCGCAGCCATCAGCCAGGACATGGCCAATGCCGAGGCTATTTGTAGTCAGTATGGCCTGGATGAGAAATCTATGGAGGTGATGTTACCCTTACTAGTAACTCCTCTACTAAGATCCATATCGATCAAGGCTGCAAGCTATGCAGCAATCGATGCTGGAGAGAGAAGGTATTGTCCTATATGCGGCGCATGGCCATTGCTACTGGAGTACCGAGGATTGGATAGAAGTCGATATCTTAGATGCGGCAGATGCGCCTTCGGGTGGGAGATTAGCTGGTCCATGTGTCCCTTCTGCGGAAATAGAGATCACAGATCACTCGAATCCATCTCAACACAGGTCAACAGCCTGAGAAAAGTAGAGACCTGCTCTCAGTGCAAGAGTTATATCAAAGCCATCACTACTTTGGACGCCCTGCATCCGGATGAGCTGCTGGCGGAGGACCTAGCATCCGTGGAGTTGGATCTCATAGCGCTATCAAACGGCTTTCAAAGACCGAGCGGACTTGGATTTCAACCTATAACCTTGGTTACCCTTAAGGGAAGCAAGAAAGGTCTCTGGCCATGGATAAAGACCTAA
- the nrfD gene encoding NrfD/PsrC family molybdoenzyme membrane anchor subunit, with protein MPSQVFTTAPHWEWWIVLYFFVGGIAGGSFFISALIDLLRGEADRSISRIGYLIAFPAIIIGTILLIIDLGRPERFWHMVMQSKTWLPAFKWWSPISFGTWIVTVFSMFAFLAFVAVVVQGKGVTRPFYGLFYQLGIVSKAIQMLGAIAGLAVAGYTGILLTVTNRPVWANNNLLGFLFMVSGVSTGAAMISLLAASKRRQHEGALYSVHRMDTWLLVLELILVVALVIWLSPIISWASAVAPGWLLSWGIILLLGVIVIGLLIPLALQWNPRIMPGSALLAAVLVLIGGFVLRLVVVISSEFLDKVRA; from the coding sequence ATGCCAAGTCAGGTATTTACCACTGCACCACACTGGGAATGGTGGATAGTGCTGTACTTCTTTGTAGGCGGCATAGCTGGGGGGAGTTTCTTTATATCTGCCCTTATAGACCTACTCAGAGGTGAGGCCGACAGGTCTATCTCGAGGATAGGCTATCTAATAGCGTTCCCAGCCATCATAATCGGAACAATACTGCTCATCATAGACCTAGGCAGGCCAGAGAGATTTTGGCACATGGTCATGCAATCAAAGACATGGCTGCCTGCTTTCAAGTGGTGGTCTCCTATATCTTTTGGCACCTGGATAGTAACGGTCTTCAGCATGTTCGCCTTTCTGGCATTTGTCGCCGTAGTTGTCCAAGGTAAGGGAGTTACTAGGCCGTTTTATGGGCTCTTCTATCAACTGGGAATAGTGAGTAAAGCCATACAGATGCTTGGAGCTATCGCAGGGCTAGCCGTAGCAGGATACACAGGGATACTCCTTACTGTCACAAATCGCCCTGTCTGGGCAAACAACAACTTACTAGGATTTCTCTTCATGGTCTCTGGTGTCTCAACAGGAGCAGCTATGATCAGCTTATTAGCTGCTAGCAAGAGGAGACAACACGAAGGAGCTCTTTACTCTGTTCACCGCATGGACACTTGGCTGCTTGTACTGGAGCTAATCCTAGTTGTTGCACTAGTAATATGGCTATCTCCAATAATATCCTGGGCCTCGGCAGTCGCTCCAGGATGGTTACTCTCCTGGGGGATAATATTACTGCTGGGCGTAATAGTAATAGGTTTACTGATACCTCTGGCACTACAGTGGAATCCGAGGATCATGCCAGGGAGCGCGTTACTTGCAGCAGTACTGGTACTTATAGGAGGGTTCGTACTGAGGCTAGTTGTCGTGATATCTTCCGAATTCCTTGATAAGGTCAGGGCGTAG
- the fdh gene encoding formate dehydrogenase, whose amino-acid sequence MSTTISRRDFLRLSGGVAAGTALGGLVAMGVDLKPTTVKAQEARIVRARAVPSVCPYCAVGCGTLVHTVQGEDGRPKIVNIEGDRNSPINKGTLCPKGAASFQLHVNPNRVTKVLHRKPGATEWEEMDLNEAMDRVARLVKETRDRTFVEKADDGTPLMHTLAIFSLGGATLDNEWNHLQQKLMRGLGVVAIENQARIUHSSSVPGLGTRLGRGASTTFPANLTASDCIVIQGSNMAECHPVAFRWVMQAKLNGAKLIHVDPRFTRTSAMADIHAPIRSGSDVAFLGGLIRYVINDERWQKDDFFRNYLLHYTNAATIINEDYKDTEDLAGKFSGWKPYEGDPINGFIGEYDNTTWQYARTPVGDQGRSASTAQSGEQSVTSGNPGQKPENPQGPPYDNLVKSLLKPAPRRDETLQDPNCVFQIVRRHFDRYTPEMVEKVTGCPKETFLKVAETILQNSGRDRTTAFAYALAWTQHTDGPQTIGCCALLQLLLGNIGRPGGGILALRGHATIQGSTDIPTLYHSIQGYMPAPAHTKSKNHKTLGDYLALETLPTSYWANTPKFMVSYLKSMYGDAATPENDFGYDWHPKIVGDHSHMPTFVRMMNGEVEGMFAIGQNPAVGGQDAGFQRRALAKLKWLVVKDNFITETATFWKNSPEVRNGEIKPEDIQTEVFFFPSAQVAELEGSFTNTQRLMQWHYKAAESPGDCRSDLWFTYQLGKRLKQLYANSDLPRDQGFKNLVWDYDLDEESKALRPDDDLSVDINPEGEPDVYKILKEINGFYTAEPSKHLKSFSELKDDGSTTCASWIYCGVFPEPKMNLAASKVPDPPDAQPWQPNLKWGFAWPANRRVLYNRASADLEGKPWSDRKKYVWWDPNADYTDPVTGKTSKGAWVGYDVPDFAKNKPPSYKPPEGAIGLDAHSGTDPFIMKADGKGWLFVPTGLVDGPLPTHYEPIESPIRNPLYPQQQYSPVAKIWEPKEKLAEIGDPRYPYILTTYRLTEHHLSGVMSRWLPWLAELQPELFLEIGPELAEEKGIRNLDWVKVSTPRGTIRAKALVTRRMRPFRIGDEGKIVHHVGLPWHWGYEGVVTGDVTNNLSALVGDPNVSIHEAKAFVCNVEKE is encoded by the coding sequence ATGAGTACCACTATCTCGAGGAGGGACTTCCTTAGGCTCTCTGGTGGGGTTGCTGCCGGTACTGCTCTCGGAGGACTAGTAGCTATGGGGGTGGACCTTAAGCCCACTACAGTGAAAGCTCAGGAGGCGCGTATAGTTCGTGCCAGAGCGGTACCTAGCGTCTGCCCTTATTGTGCAGTAGGATGTGGCACTTTAGTACACACAGTGCAGGGTGAAGATGGCAGACCCAAGATAGTCAACATAGAGGGGGACAGGAACAGTCCAATCAATAAGGGAACTTTGTGTCCTAAGGGAGCAGCTAGCTTCCAGCTCCATGTTAATCCCAACAGGGTCACTAAAGTGTTGCATCGAAAGCCAGGAGCCACCGAGTGGGAGGAGATGGATCTGAACGAGGCAATGGACAGAGTGGCTCGCCTCGTGAAGGAGACTAGAGACAGAACCTTCGTCGAGAAGGCTGATGATGGCACTCCACTGATGCATACCCTGGCCATATTTTCATTGGGTGGAGCAACCCTGGACAACGAATGGAACCATCTGCAACAGAAGCTCATGAGAGGGCTAGGCGTAGTAGCCATTGAAAACCAGGCCCGTATATGACACAGCTCGAGCGTTCCCGGTCTGGGAACAAGGCTAGGACGTGGAGCCTCCACGACCTTTCCAGCTAATCTGACAGCTTCCGACTGCATAGTTATACAAGGATCAAACATGGCTGAGTGTCACCCCGTAGCCTTCAGGTGGGTGATGCAGGCCAAGCTCAATGGTGCGAAACTTATCCACGTCGACCCTCGGTTTACTCGCACCAGTGCTATGGCAGATATTCATGCGCCTATACGTTCGGGTTCAGACGTAGCATTCCTAGGGGGACTGATACGCTATGTAATCAACGATGAGAGGTGGCAGAAGGATGATTTCTTCCGGAATTATCTGCTGCATTACACTAATGCCGCCACTATAATCAACGAGGATTACAAAGATACTGAAGACCTCGCTGGCAAGTTCTCTGGATGGAAACCGTATGAGGGTGATCCTATAAATGGATTCATAGGTGAGTACGATAATACTACTTGGCAGTACGCACGTACTCCCGTTGGCGATCAGGGCAGATCGGCCTCTACAGCACAGTCAGGAGAACAAAGCGTAACCTCGGGTAACCCGGGGCAAAAACCTGAGAATCCTCAGGGACCTCCTTACGATAACCTGGTGAAGTCGCTACTAAAGCCCGCACCTAGAAGGGATGAGACCCTTCAGGATCCTAACTGCGTATTCCAGATAGTGCGCAGACACTTCGATAGATACACCCCAGAGATGGTTGAGAAGGTCACTGGCTGTCCTAAGGAGACATTCCTCAAGGTAGCGGAGACGATTCTGCAGAACTCAGGAAGAGATCGTACCACCGCATTTGCCTACGCCCTAGCATGGACTCAGCACACAGATGGTCCCCAGACCATAGGGTGCTGTGCCTTGCTCCAATTACTGCTTGGGAATATCGGCAGGCCAGGTGGTGGCATCCTCGCTCTGAGAGGGCATGCCACGATCCAAGGATCTACAGATATACCTACTCTCTACCACAGTATACAGGGCTATATGCCAGCACCTGCACACACCAAGAGCAAGAACCACAAGACTCTTGGAGATTACCTGGCACTGGAGACTCTCCCTACCAGCTATTGGGCTAACACACCCAAGTTCATGGTCAGCTATCTGAAATCTATGTATGGTGATGCAGCTACACCGGAGAACGACTTCGGATACGACTGGCATCCCAAGATAGTCGGTGACCACTCACACATGCCCACGTTCGTCCGCATGATGAACGGAGAAGTAGAGGGCATGTTCGCCATAGGTCAGAACCCAGCTGTTGGGGGGCAAGACGCTGGTTTCCAGCGCAGAGCTTTGGCCAAGCTAAAGTGGCTGGTGGTCAAAGACAACTTCATAACCGAGACAGCTACGTTCTGGAAGAATTCACCAGAGGTACGCAATGGAGAGATAAAGCCTGAAGACATACAGACCGAGGTGTTTTTCTTCCCATCTGCCCAAGTTGCAGAGCTTGAGGGCAGCTTTACTAATACACAAAGGCTCATGCAGTGGCATTATAAGGCTGCAGAATCCCCTGGAGACTGTAGATCAGATCTGTGGTTCACCTATCAGCTTGGAAAGAGGCTCAAGCAGCTTTATGCAAACAGTGACCTTCCTAGAGATCAGGGATTCAAGAACCTTGTATGGGACTATGATCTGGATGAAGAGTCCAAAGCTCTAAGGCCAGATGATGATCTATCGGTCGATATCAATCCAGAAGGGGAACCAGACGTATACAAGATCCTGAAGGAGATCAACGGCTTCTACACCGCAGAACCCAGTAAGCACCTAAAGAGCTTCTCAGAGCTCAAAGATGACGGATCAACCACATGTGCTTCCTGGATATACTGTGGAGTGTTCCCGGAACCCAAGATGAACCTTGCCGCAAGCAAAGTTCCAGATCCGCCGGATGCTCAGCCTTGGCAACCCAATCTCAAGTGGGGCTTTGCATGGCCAGCGAACCGACGAGTGCTCTATAACAGAGCATCTGCAGACCTGGAAGGCAAACCTTGGAGCGACCGCAAGAAGTACGTGTGGTGGGATCCCAATGCTGACTACACCGATCCTGTGACAGGCAAGACCAGCAAGGGTGCTTGGGTAGGGTATGATGTGCCGGACTTTGCTAAGAACAAGCCACCTAGCTACAAGCCACCTGAAGGTGCTATAGGTCTGGACGCACACTCCGGGACCGATCCATTTATTATGAAAGCCGACGGCAAAGGATGGCTCTTTGTACCTACTGGCCTTGTGGATGGACCTCTACCTACTCATTATGAGCCCATAGAATCTCCCATACGTAATCCACTGTACCCACAACAGCAATACAGCCCGGTGGCCAAGATATGGGAGCCTAAGGAGAAGCTGGCTGAAATAGGAGATCCCCGCTATCCGTACATCTTGACTACGTACAGGCTAACGGAGCATCACCTCTCAGGAGTGATGAGCCGTTGGCTACCTTGGCTAGCTGAACTACAGCCGGAACTATTTCTGGAGATCGGCCCTGAGCTCGCCGAAGAGAAGGGCATCAGGAATCTAGATTGGGTCAAAGTAAGCACACCCAGAGGTACGATCAGGGCCAAGGCTTTGGTTACACGACGTATGCGGCCGTTCAGGATAGGCGACGAAGGCAAAATAGTACATCATGTGGGGTTGCCCTGGCACTGGGGTTATGAGGGGGTGGTAACAGGAGATGTTACCAACAACTTGTCGGCCCTAGTGGGTGATCCAAATGTATCCATACATGAAGCGAAAGCTTTCGTATGCAACGTGGAGAAGGAATAA
- a CDS encoding GNAT family N-acetyltransferase, producing MNEEDTEVQTPDIPSYIQHELKTGEMYVAEDSDGELIGFSAVLNRGQVHYLAELFVHPQKQSQKVGQTLLDVTLKGKTGIKCTVSSEDKRALALYIRQGMQPRWQNFVLRAGREEIKTPLLDVQEQVELVKATRRDPRVLSIDSQVSGRHRVQDLEYLEETGYVPLLVSISGETQGYAYYQIDQSTNRCEIGPIASLNSKLSKDITLSIVNFCLQQTAFKTLSISVPGPHPALRPLLTAGFKIAYVETFLSSEVFFDPQEYIMLVDIL from the coding sequence TTGAACGAGGAAGATACGGAAGTTCAGACACCTGACATACCAAGCTACATCCAACATGAGTTGAAGACTGGAGAGATGTACGTCGCTGAAGACTCAGATGGTGAGCTGATTGGCTTCTCCGCCGTACTGAACCGAGGGCAAGTCCACTACCTGGCCGAGCTATTCGTACATCCTCAAAAGCAATCGCAGAAAGTAGGGCAGACTCTACTTGATGTGACACTTAAAGGCAAAACAGGAATTAAGTGTACTGTGTCATCGGAGGACAAAAGGGCACTTGCTCTGTATATAAGACAAGGTATGCAACCTCGATGGCAGAACTTCGTACTCAGAGCGGGGAGAGAGGAGATAAAAACACCCTTGTTGGATGTTCAAGAGCAGGTGGAACTCGTTAAAGCTACACGGCGAGATCCCAGAGTACTCAGCATTGATTCACAGGTTTCCGGCAGACATAGGGTTCAGGACCTGGAATACCTGGAAGAAACGGGCTACGTACCTTTGCTTGTTTCCATATCGGGGGAAACACAAGGATATGCGTACTATCAGATCGATCAATCCACAAACCGCTGTGAGATCGGACCAATAGCATCTCTGAACAGCAAATTATCCAAGGACATTACACTCTCCATCGTCAATTTCTGCCTACAACAAACAGCATTCAAAACTCTGAGCATCTCAGTTCCAGGACCACACCCTGCACTTCGTCCACTACTGACAGCTGGGTTCAAGATAGCATACGTAGAGACCTTTCTATCAAGCGAGGTTTTCTTTGATCCACAGGAGTATATTATGCTGGTTGATATCCTATGA
- a CDS encoding 4Fe-4S dicluster domain-containing protein, translating into MATTAQKFQARPMGFFTDTTICIGCKACEVACKQWNELPATNGGANTLSGISYDNTRKLDGIHWRHVKFIEDFTPDRSTARWLMMSDVCKHCVQAGCLEVCPTGAIIRTEYDTVVIQSDVCNGCRACIAACPFGVIDINPVSRTAQKCTLCYDRLQAGLEPACAQACPTDSIQFGYIDELKQRANQRLRQLKEQGHTKAQLYGADENGPLGGLNAFYLLDDDPEVYGLPRNPQLPSKNLAPSSGLSVLGAIVMGILGLVSFRKNRMDRFAAEAQERGGE; encoded by the coding sequence ATGGCAACTACAGCTCAGAAATTCCAAGCTAGACCAATGGGATTCTTCACGGACACAACCATCTGCATAGGCTGCAAAGCATGTGAGGTGGCGTGCAAGCAGTGGAACGAGCTACCAGCCACTAACGGTGGAGCCAATACGCTCAGCGGTATCAGCTATGATAACACTCGCAAGCTGGATGGCATACACTGGCGACACGTAAAGTTTATAGAAGATTTCACTCCTGACAGGTCAACAGCTCGTTGGCTGATGATGAGCGATGTGTGTAAGCACTGTGTACAGGCTGGTTGCCTGGAAGTCTGTCCAACGGGTGCCATTATCCGTACTGAGTACGATACAGTTGTCATACAATCTGATGTCTGCAACGGCTGTAGAGCCTGTATAGCAGCCTGCCCGTTCGGGGTGATAGATATAAACCCAGTATCCCGCACGGCCCAAAAATGCACCCTGTGTTACGACAGACTACAGGCAGGACTAGAGCCCGCATGTGCTCAGGCATGTCCAACGGATTCCATACAATTTGGGTACATTGACGAGCTCAAGCAGAGAGCTAATCAAAGACTGAGGCAACTCAAGGAACAAGGACACACCAAGGCACAACTATACGGTGCCGATGAGAATGGACCTCTTGGAGGACTCAACGCTTTCTATCTACTCGACGACGATCCTGAAGTTTATGGATTACCCAGAAATCCACAGCTACCATCCAAGAACCTGGCGCCGAGCTCAGGACTGTCGGTGCTTGGTGCGATAGTGATGGGCATACTTGGACTTGTAAGTTTCCGTAAGAACCGAATGGATAGGTTCGCAGCGGAGGCCCAAGAGCGTGGGGGAGAATAG
- a CDS encoding GrpB family protein: MNSWRADPVIVVPYDPEWPNLFQAFAHTIRIALGEAALRIDHIGSTSVTGLAAKPVIDIQISVASLEPMSRYLDPLTDLGYVWVANNPDITKRYFREPPGQVRTHIHVRKAGSFSEQLSLLFRDYLRVHPQTAQEYAQLKYKLARKFRNDREKYTDSKSPFIWNTIRRASEWSQVTGWEPGPSDA; this comes from the coding sequence ATGAATTCCTGGCGTGCGGATCCAGTAATAGTCGTCCCCTATGATCCTGAGTGGCCTAATCTATTCCAAGCCTTCGCTCACACTATCAGAATAGCCTTGGGAGAAGCAGCCCTGCGAATAGATCACATAGGATCGACATCAGTTACGGGGCTGGCCGCTAAACCGGTAATAGATATTCAGATATCGGTTGCGTCTCTGGAGCCTATGTCACGGTACCTAGACCCACTGACTGATTTAGGTTACGTCTGGGTAGCCAATAACCCAGATATTACTAAACGATACTTTCGTGAGCCCCCAGGTCAAGTCAGAACTCATATACACGTGCGTAAGGCTGGGAGCTTTTCAGAGCAGCTATCGCTGTTGTTCAGGGATTACCTCAGAGTTCACCCACAAACAGCACAGGAATATGCACAATTGAAATACAAGCTGGCAAGGAAGTTCAGAAATGACCGGGAAAAGTACACAGATTCCAAGAGCCCCTTTATATGGAATACTATACGAAGAGCAAGTGAATGGTCTCAGGTAACTGGCTGGGAACCTGGACCATCTGATGCTTAG